In Chamaesiphon minutus PCC 6605, a genomic segment contains:
- a CDS encoding DUF2808 domain-containing protein produces the protein MKKIWLFIATWGLVTTAVNIGSYASANGDDSTSPHVDSKFEFPNTRWATVRQTIQVHVPPSSQALTLLWIDIPRNFELQTIKIEITDGNRLIPAPISRQGRWLLINFSQPISPNTKLRIDFNGVNRNMLLQSSVYSVYGKTIDGLTNFIGTAYFPQAD, from the coding sequence ATGAAAAAAATCTGGCTATTTATCGCTACTTGGGGTTTAGTAACTACAGCAGTTAATATTGGCAGCTATGCAAGTGCTAATGGTGACGACAGTACTTCACCCCATGTAGATAGTAAATTTGAGTTTCCTAATACTAGGTGGGCGACTGTCCGCCAGACTATTCAAGTCCATGTGCCCCCAAGCAGTCAAGCATTAACACTGTTATGGATTGATATTCCTAGAAATTTCGAGCTTCAAACTATCAAAATTGAAATTACAGATGGAAATAGACTAATCCCAGCCCCAATTTCCCGTCAAGGTCGGTGGCTGCTAATCAATTTCAGTCAACCGATCTCACCTAATACTAAATTACGGATTGATTTTAATGGTGTAAACCGTAATATGCTGCTCCAATCGTCTGTCTATTCTGTTTATGGCAAGACTATAGATGGGCTAACCAATTTTATTGGCACAGCGTACTTTCCTCAAGCAGATTAA